In Arachis hypogaea cultivar Tifrunner chromosome 2, arahy.Tifrunner.gnm2.J5K5, whole genome shotgun sequence, a genomic segment contains:
- the LOC112748018 gene encoding uncharacterized protein At2g37660, chloroplastic yields the protein MAASSPITVLVTGAGGRTGQIVYRKLKEKPNQFVARGLVRTEESKQKIGGADDVFVGDIRDAASIVPAIQGIDSLIILTSAVPLMKPGFDPTKGQRPEFYFDDGAYPEQVDWIGQKNQIDAAKEAGVKHIVLVGSMGGTNPNHPLNSLGNGNILVWKRKAEQYLADSGVPYTIIRAGGLLDKDGGLRELIVGKDDELLQTETKTIPRADVAEVCIQAVNYEEAKFKAFDLASKPEGVAAPTKDFKALFSRITTRF from the exons ATGGCTGCTTCTTCCCCAATTACTGTGCTTGTTACTGGAGCTGGCGGTCGCACAG GCCAAATTGTGTAtaggaaattaaaagaaaaaccaaaCCAATTTGTTGCCAGAGGTTTGGTTAGAACTGAAGAAAGCAAACAGAAAATTGGTGGTGCTGATGACGTTTTTGTAGGGGATATAAGAGATGCTGCAAGTATTGTTCCTGCAATTCAAGGTATAGATTCTCTTATAATCCTCACAAGCGCCGTGCCACTCATGAAGCCCGGGTTTGATCCAACCAAAGGTCAAAGGCCTGAGTTCTATTTCGATGATGGCGCATATCCTGAACAG GTTGATTGGATTGGGCAGAAAAATCAAATAGATGCTG CTAAGGAGGCAGGAGTGAAGCATATTGTGTTGGTGGGATCTATGGGCGGTACGAACCCTAACCATCCTTTGAACAGCTTGGGCAATGGGAATATATTG GTATGGAAAAGAAAGGCCGAACAATATTTGGCTGATTCCGGTGTTCCATACACAATCATAAG GGCTGGTGGCTTGCTCGATAAGGATGGAGGTCTTCGGGAGCTCATTGTTGGGAAAGACGATGAGCTCCTTCAGActgaaaccaaaaccatacctagAGCTGATGTTGCAGAAGTCTGTATTCAG GCAGTAAATTATGAGGAGGCTAAGTTCAAGGCGTTTGACTTGGCATCAAAGCCTGAGGGAGTAGCTGCACCAACCAAGGACTTCAAGGCTTTGTTTTCTCGGATCACTACTCGTTTTTAA
- the LOC112726930 gene encoding protein FAR1-RELATED SEQUENCE 5-like produces MERSNPKGKPNSTVINASEGNDELNDDGVVNQEGSLLPNHSGLGEEEIPAIGMRFDSLHLAHEFYASYAKKLGFVTKVRNTNFDKMRKDTKIPINQSLHCTREGYRESRVKAATRSNRITTTRCKARMYVMLDRENECWVVSRVELRHSHPCSADKAVHYHEYPELTMHAKCVITDNDEAGIRPNKTYLALANEVGGSSNLSFSEKDVRNYITSNLRCSDDNADFNEMMNYFLRMKEINPNFFYAIDVDDANKFRSALWVDARCRASYEYYGDVVSFDTTYRRNRHGLPFASFVGVNHHGKSTLFGCALLGNEEIPSFEWVFTQWVRCIGTAPKGIITDQCKAMTGAIRKVLPDTVHRWCIWHIMKKTQFKLGGYARYGELSAMMNHIVYNSPSSESFEVDWAAFIKEFALGQNRWLADLYANRRKWVPIFFKSEFWAGMRSTQRSESMHAFYGGYLHCKSGLVQFVHEYDNVLGNKEQKELEDDAADSKGVIPCIGSTGIERQFQQEYTSNMFRNLQLEVRKKTDCVVRSTEQKGDTISIKVDEQKVFWGKPVYHTFIIQFDPLSRKSRCECNKFESVGILCCHILAIWSYYRVDTVSSCYVLPRWSKNVIRKHTYIKSSHDVARSNESHNLFRNLCSEFYNVAKEFVACEEEAAILRAVLLDAKSKLTDHRTLKVKTKGRPKGKRLGAELDKSIKKSMEKRKRKSQPDVVDLQTDNDCQGSVDNRFEDSTIWNSADGGGFMDLLNSFRHL; encoded by the exons ATGGAACGCTCAAATCCGAAAGGGAAACCGAATAGCACAGTGATCAATGCTAGTGAAGGCAATGATGAATTGAATGACGATGGCGTTGTTAATCAAGAGGGTTCCTTG TTGCCGAATCATAGTGGGCTCGGTGAAGAGGAAATCCCAGCCATAGGAATGAGATTTGATTCGCTGCATTTGGCACATGAGTTTTATGCAAGTTATGCAAAGAAATTGGGGTTTGTAACTAAAGTCAGGAACACGAACTTTGACAAGATGCGGAAGGACACAAAGATACCCATTAATCAGTCTCTTCACTGCACTCGAGAGGGTTATCGAGAATCTCGTGTTAAGGCAGCAACTAGGTCAAACAGAATAACAACCACGAGATGCAAAGCAAGAATGTATGTCATGCTGGACAGGGAGAATGAATGTTGGGTTGTGTCCAGGGTAGAATTGAGGCATTCTCACCCCTGTTCGGCTGATAAAGCTGTCCACTATCATGAGTACCCGGAGCTGACCATGCATGCCAAGTGTGTCATTACGGATAACGACGAGGCTGGCATAAGACCCAACAAGACGTATCTAGCACTTGCAAACGAAGTTGGTGGGTCTTCAAACCTGAGTTTCTCAGAAAAGGATGTCAGAAATTACATTACAAGCAATCTCCGATGCTCCGATGACAATGCGGACTTCAATGAGATGATGAATTATTTCCTTCGAATGAAAGAAATCAATCCCAACTTCTTTTATGCCATAGATGTTGACGATGCTAATAAATTTAGGAGCGCactctgggtagatgcaaggtgcAGGGCTTCGTATGAATATTACGGAGATGTGGTGTCGTTCGACACTACGTACAGGAGAAACAG GCATGGTCTACCGTTTGCTTCCTTTGTCGGTGTAAACCACCATGGGAAGTCAACCCTTTTTGGCTGTGCTTTACTTGGCAATGAGGAGATCCCTAGTTTTGAGTGGGTGTTCACGCAGTGGGTGAGATGCATTGGGACTGCGCCAAAGGGTATCATTACCGACCAGTGCAAGGCGATGACTGGTGCTATAAGGAAGGTCCTACCTGATACTGTCCACAGATGGTGCATTTGGCACATAATGAAGAAAACACAATTCAAGCTTGGTGGCTACGCTAGGTATGGAGAGTTGAGTGCAATGATGAATCACATTGTGTATAACTCTCCTTCCAGTGAATCGTTTGAAGTTGATTGGGCTGCTTTCATCAAAGAATTTGCGTTAGGTCAGAACAGATGGTTAGCAG ATCTTTATGCGAATCGACGTAAGTGGGTGCCCATATTCTTCAagagtgaattttgggccggCATGAGGAGCACACAGCGGAGTGAAAGTATGCACGCATTCTACGGTGGATACCTTCATTGCAAGAGTGGATTGGTTCAGTTCGTCCATGAATACGATAACGTGCTTGGAAACAAGGAGCAAAAAGAGCTTGAAGATGATGCTGCGGACTCGAAAGGAGTCATCCCATGTATAGGGAGCACAGGTATTGAGCGACAGTTTCAGCAGGAATACACCAGTAATATGTTCCGGAACCTTCAGCTGGAGGTAAGGAAAAAAACCGATTGTGTGGTTCGATCAACTGAACAAAAGGGAGATACAATTTCTATTAAAGTGGATGAGCAGAAGGTATTTTGGGGGAAGCCTGTCTACCATACCTTCATAATACAGTTTGACCCTTTGAGTCGAAAGAGTCGGTGTGAGTGCAATAAATTTGAATCTGTTGGTATATTGTGTTGCCATATCCTTGCGATCTGGTCATACTATAGAGTTGACACAGTATCGAGCTGCTATGTACTTCCTCGATGGAGTAAGAATGTCATCCGCAAGCACACTTACATTAAGAGTAGCCATGACGTGGCTCGTAGTAATGAAAGCCACAATTTATTTAGGAATCTGTGTTCGGAGTTCTATAACGTTGCTAAAGAATTTGTTGCTTGTGAAGAGGAAGCAGCCATCTTGCGAGCTGTCCTTTTGGATGCAAAGTCCAAGCTGACTGATCATC GGACCCTCAAGGTGAAAACCAAAGGACGGCCTAAGGGTAAGAGACTTGGAGCAGAGTTGGACAAGTCAAttaagaagtcaatggaaaaaaGGAAGAGGAAATCACAACCG GATGTTGTTGACCTTCAGACAGATAATGATTGCCAAGGTTCTGTAGACAACAGATTTGAGGACTCTACTATATGGAATTCAGCAGATGGTGGCGGATTCATGGACCTGTTGAACTCTTTTAGGCATTTATAG
- the LOC112748010 gene encoding UPF0161 protein At3g09310, which yields MACVVYLPVHLNFHSDNTPTRLQLRNPNPNSLRIEATNRKALILRLPSSSRAPRHNCTATVRAFDEQDSNPETETLQDAEVNNLGVQAALSMLRFYKREISPILPKSCRYIPTCSEYSMEAYKRYGVVKGTVLTAWRLCRCNPLGGHGYDPPRWFGETSPREELDD from the exons ATGGCCTGCGTCGTGTATCTTCCGGTGCATCTGAACTTCCATTCCGATAACACTCCAACTCGCCTTCAACTCcgaaaccctaatcctaattctctcaGAATCGAAGCCACTAACCGCAAGGCTCTCATCCTTCGCCTCCCTTCAAGTTCAAGAGCACCGCGCCATAATTGCACTGCAACTGTTCGTGCATTCGACGAACAAGATTCCAACCCCGAAACCGAAACACTGCAAG ATGCTGAGGTCAACAATTTGGGAGTCCAAGCCGCTCTCTCCATGTTGAGGTTCTACAAAA GGGAGATTTCACCAATCTTGCCAAAAAGTTGTCGTTATATCCCAACTTGTAGCGAGTATTCCATGGAGGCTTACAAGAGATATGGAGTTGTGAAGGGTACCGTCTTGACAGCGTGGCGCCTCTGTCGCTGCAATCCCCTCG GTGGGCATGGATATGATCCTCCTAGATGGTTTGGCGAAACTAGTCCGCGTGAAGAACTTGATGACTGA
- the LOC112748028 gene encoding suppressor of disruption of TFIIS: MEYENRFRQQAERPKYDCLLFDLDDTLYPLSSGLAKSCLQNIKDYMVEKLGIDPSKIDDLSNLLYKNYGTTMAGLRAIGYDFDYDEYHSFVHGRLPYENLKPDPVLRNLLLSLPYRKLIFTNADKVHAAKALSRLGLEDCFEGIICFETLNPIHKTSVSDDEDDILFLGSSKNNASRTSQIFDIIDHFSKPNPTHVLPKTPIICKPSENAIELALKIANLDPQRTLFFEDSVRNIQAGKRVGLHTVLVGTSQRVKGADYALESIHNLREAVPELWEADMKSEVAYSGKLAVETSVTA; encoded by the exons ATGGAGTATGAGAATCGCTTCAGACAACAAGCCGAGAGGCCGAAATATGATTGCCTTCTTTTTG ATTTAGATGATACTTTGTATCCTCTAAGTTCTGGTCTTGCAAAATCATGCCTCCAAAATATTAAAG ATTACATGGTTGAGAAGCTTGGCATAGACCCAAGCAAAATTGATGACTTGTCCAACCTTCTTTACAAGAACTACGGCACAACTATGGCTGGTCTAAGG GCTATTGGATATGACTTTGACTATGATGAATATCATAG TTTTGTCCATGGAAGATTGCCTTATGAGAATCTAAAACCGGACCCGGTTCTAAGGAACCTTTTACTCAGCCTTCCCTACAGGAAACTT ATCTTCACAAACGCGGACAAGGTCCACGCGGCGAAGGCGCTAAGCCGGCTTGGATTAGAGGACTGCTTTGAAGGAATTATATGCTTTGAGACTCTTAATCCAATCCACAAGACCAGTGTCTCTGATGATGAAGATGACATTCTGTTTCTTGGATCATCAAAGAACAATGCTTCAAGAACCTCACAAATCTTTGATATCATTGATCACTTTTCTAAACCAAATCCCACTCATGTGTTGCCAAAGACACCAATAATTTGCAAGCCATCAGAGAATGCCATTGAATTGGCTCTTAAGATTGCCAATCTTGACCCACAAAGAact TTGTTCTTTGAGGATAGTGTCCGCAATATACAGGCTGGAAAACGTGTGGGACTTCACACTGTCTTG GTTGGTACATCTCAGAGAGTTAAAGGTGCAGATTATGCATTGGAAAGCATTCACAACCTTAGGGAAGCAGTGCCAGAACTATGGGAGGCTGATATGAAATCTGAAGTTGCATACTCTGGGAAGCTTGCTGTTGAGACATCAGTCACTGCTTAA